Proteins encoded together in one Coffea arabica cultivar ET-39 chromosome 2c, Coffea Arabica ET-39 HiFi, whole genome shotgun sequence window:
- the LOC113727593 gene encoding probable E3 ubiquitin-protein ligase LUL4: protein MGQILSKRQQNHPHHHHHHRFQHPPPPPAQPQPQPTQQQPLSSSSPPSTYAFAANAPYPALHPPVTAPPPPPPPPPYHPSTSAPYYTNYSYNYSNYSRPPVNMMGAQSNYHNPYYVGGQGSGWFRPPQAAMLLAPSPHLQPPPPAPVPYVDHQSAKKIKNDVNVHKDTIKLEVDEGNRDCHLVSFTFDAMVDGSITIYYFAKEGTKCTFNPVHPEMYVPMKIPFQKGLGQKFCQPSGSGIDLGFFDIDDLSKPSAGDVFPLVISAQSCLSSTLMEDQLNEEAVNTSPHAQITQAVIEKNNDDHFQVKVIKQILWIEEIRYELREIFGISNSDEQAINDKDLGKECVICMTDPKDTAVLPCRHMCMCSECAKELRLQTNKCPICRQPIEELLEIKVDEAVS, encoded by the exons atgggccaaattttgagTAAAAGGCAGCAAAATCatccccaccaccaccaccaccaccgctTTCAGCACCCGCCACCACCGCCGGCACAACCGCAACCCCAACCAACCCAACAACAAccgctttcttcttcctccccaccATCAACCTATGCTTTTGCTGCCAATGCCCCATATCCCGCCCTCCATCCGCCGGTGACCGCGCCTCCTCCGCCGCCGCCTCCACCACCTTATCACCCCTCCACCTCTGCTCCCTATTACACCAACTATAGTTACAACTATTCCAATTACTCGAGACCCCCCGTTAATATGATGGGGGCTCAGTCTAATTACCATAATCCTTACTATGTAGGAGGCCAAGGAAGTGGGTGGTTCCGGCCGCCGCAGGCCGCGATGCTGCTGGCACCCTCGCCGCACCTGCAGCCTCCGCCGCCTGCTCCGGTGCCGTACGTGGATCACCAGAGTGCTAAGAAGATCAAGAATGATGTGAACGTTCATAAGGATACTATAAAGCTTGAAGTGGATGAGGGGAACAGAGATTGCCACTTGGTTTCCTTCACTTTTGATGCCATGGTTGATGGAAG TATCACCATTTACTATTTTGCAAAGGAAGGAACCAAATGTACATTCAATCCTGTCCATCCTGAGATGTATgtgccaatgaaaattcctttCCAGAAAGGATTGGGTCAGAAATTCTGCCAGCCTTCAGGAAGTGGAATTGATCTTGGGTTCTTTGATATAGATGACTTATCAAAGCCATCTGCAGGAGATGTTTTCCCTCTTGTGATATCAGCACAATCATGTTTGTCGTCGACATTGATGGAAGATCAGCTCAATGAGGAAGCAGTGAATACATCTCCTCATGCGCAAATTACTCAGGCGGTTATAGAGAAGAACAATGATGACCATTTCCAGGTTAAAGTAATCAAGCAGATTCTGTGGATAGAGGAAATTAGGTATGAGCTGCGGGAGATCTTTGGCATCAGTAACTCAGATGAACAAGCTATAAATGACAAGGACTTGGGAAAAGAATGTGTCATTTGCATGACTGATCCAAAGGACACAGCAGTTTTACCATGTAGGCATATG TGTATGTGCAGTGAGTGTGCCAAAGAATTGAGGCTGCAAACAAACAAGTGTCCTATATGCCGCCAGCCCATCGAGGAACTTCTGGAGATTAAGGTTGATGAAG CTGTTTCATGA
- the LOC113724589 gene encoding uncharacterized protein → MRALVWNCRGVGSPLTVPQIEESVKLHSPELIFLSETKNKKEVLNKVRLKLRYDRLFVVDPVGTAGGLAVMWRNDLKVGDILYTDFTIEMLIERIGNRDRWWLICIYASSEDLVREKQWGIIEERMSVWGQNWVMAGDMNDILSNDEKWGGSRRSDRSFQNFREFVNTNQLIDIGFEGMPWTWSNNWEGREVKERLDRILCSRQWRTEHEKAKCLHIQNDASDHAMLLLDTEPKGRKWKKRFYFDRNWIKNKEVGEIVSREWGKQQEGSRFFKLHQKIRNCRIAILNWNRHKGKNAKKEIVELKQKITEAKVDGQANKEGRVRELKKKLEEAYRREEVFWQQKARVKWLQDGDKNTKIFHASVAERRRRNNISSLQRGDGSWCVSEPDIEEEINRYYQGLFTTIITLIPKVESPVSVSQFRPISLCNVVYRIISKILVNRLKPFLKHCVSQNQSAFIPGRQIIDNVVIAHEFIHCLNNRRCGSNAFMALKLDMAKAYDRVEWLFVLKIMEKMGFCQKWRNWIWKCMSFVVYSFNLNGEKRGLVTPTRGIWQGDPLSPYLFLLVSEGLSGLFKRAMSNHDLSGLKIAKQSPALSHLFFADDTLVFCRANKEEAGHVMQLLQLYGVASGQAINAEKSSVFFSKNTGNSVKGEVLNILGGMKEAKQSKYLGLPLVIGRPKRQVFDYIRERAINRLGGWKERLLSNAGKEVLLKSVILALPAYAMSCCKLPKGLCSDICKEMAKFWWGDREENRKIHWMEWRRLSELKGKGGLGFRDLQQFNNAMLAKQLWRFLTRPNLLVSKIIRGKYFRGSSIWTMKIHAGDSWIWKSILGSREVLAEGVRKKVGNGQQIRIWEDKWLLDVEDGKIRSKKPQHCNIQKVHELISEGRWNKGLLRNLFEEEDCQRILNIPISALGAKDRLVWIMTKSGEYTVKSGYVVAKEIQAKGRKEFLQQEGSSRNEARSGVWKFLWSLNVKHKLKHFIWKCLQRILPVNETIRRRTGQGNDRCCCCGEGTETMEHMFFFCEHAELIWKAAPINWDGLKACRHNFWQWWSGLMEAKARKEGREHVELTINVLWQIWKSRNQIQFNREGRCPGVIANKAVQEWLEFQMANLAVRDEEAVGKEKENKMVRGEPPSGDFLCLNTDAAIKQTAAKVGWGVVARCSKGELRGAWAGCEGRKGVPAVEEATAIRQALMFVQSNGWMNIIIQSDCRGIIDQIREGSLNDHLAGAVLFDIKVLSKGFGSCIFSFIKREGNCVAHHLAKFALNLVSEIAWVDSFPVWLSNLAKNDVGAFAPVL, encoded by the coding sequence ATGAGAGCTCTGGTGTGGAACTGTCGAGGTGttgggagccccttgacagttccccagATAGAGGAGAGTGTCAAGCTCCACTCCCCTGAGTTGATTTTCTTATCAGAAactaaaaacaagaaagaagtgTTGAATAAGGTAAGGCTAAAGCTTAGATATGATAGACTGTTTGTTGTGGATCCTGTGGGAACAGCTGGTGGGTTGGCTGTTATGTGGAGGAATGATTTGAAGGTTGGTGACATTCTTTATACTGATTTCACTATTGAAATGTTGATAGAGAGGATTGGTAATAGAGATAGGTGGTGGTTGATTTGTATATATGCTAGTAGTGAAGATCTGGTTAGAGAGAAACAGTGGGGGATTATAGAAGAAAGGATGAGTGTTTGGGGTCAGAATTGGGTGATGGCTGGTGACATGAATGATATCCTATCTAATGATGAGAAGTGGGGGGGTAGTAGGAGGTCTGATAgaagttttcaaaatttcagggagTTTGTTAACACTAATCAGCTTATTGACATTGGCTTTGAAGGGATGCCTTGGACATGGTCAAACAATTGGGAGGGGAGAGAAGTAAAGGAACGTCTGGATAGAATTCTGTGCAGTAGACAGTGGAGAACAGAGCATGAAAAGGCTAAGTGCCTGCATATACAAAATGATGCCTCTGATCATGCTATGTTGCTGCTTGACACTGAGCCTAAgggtagaaaatggaaaaaaaggtTCTATTTTGATAGGAATTGGATAAAAAATAAGGAGGTGGGAGAGATTGTTTCCAGGGAATGGGGAAAACAGCAGGAGGGATCTAGATTTTTTAAGTTGCATCAAAAAATTAGGAACTGCAGAATAGCTATTCTAAACTGGAATAGGCACAAgggtaaaaatgcaaaaaaggaGATTGTTGAACTAAAACAGAAGATTACAGAAGCCAAGGTAGATGGCCAAGCTAATAAAGAGGGGAGGGTGAGGGAGCTTAAAAAGAAGCTGGAGGAGGCTTATAGGAGAGAGGAGGTGTTCTGGCAGCAGAAAGCCAGAGTGAAATGGTTGCAGGATGGtgacaaaaatacaaaaatttttcaTGCTAGTGTTGCTGAGAGAAGGAGAAGGAATAATATTTCTAGTTTGCAAAGAGGAGATGGATCTTGGTGTGTCTCTGAGCCAGATATTGAGGAGGAAATCAATAGGTACTACCAGGGACTCTTTACTACCATCATCACTCTGATTCCTAAAGTTGAGTCTCCAGTGTCTGTTTCCCAGTTTAGGCCTATTAGCTTGTGTAATGTGGTTTATAGGATAATTTCTAAAATCTTGGTCAATAGACTTAAACCATTCCTGAAACACTGTGTTAGTCAAAACCAGTCAGCTTTTATTCCAGGTAGACAGATCATTGATAATGTTGTTATTGCACATGAATTCATCCATTGTTTGAATAACAGAAGATGTGGATCAAATGCTTTCATGGCTTTGAAGCTTGATATGGCCAAAGCCTATGATAGAGTAGAGTGGCTTTTTGTGCTAAAAATTATGGAAAAAATGGGTTTCTGTCAGAAGTGGAGAAATTGGATTTGGAAGTGTATGTCTTTTGTTGTCTACTCGTTTAATTTGAATGGGGAAAAGAGAGGCTTGGTTACACCTACAAGAGGGATTTGGCAAGGGGACCCCCTGTCTCCTTACCTTTTTTTACTTGTATCTGAGGGATTGTCAGGTTTGTTTAAGAGAGCTATGTCTAACCATGACCTTTCTGGACTCAAAATTGCTAAGCAGAGCCCAGCTTTGTCTCACCTCTTTTTTGCAGATGATACATTGGTGTTTTGCAGAGCTAATAAAGAAGAGGCTGGTCATGTGATGCAGCTGTTGCAGTTGTATGGAGTAGCTTCAGGACAAGCCATCAATGCTGAAAAGTCCTCAGTGTTCTTTAGCAAGAATACTGGGAACTCAGTTAAGGGTGAAGTGTTGAATATTTTGGGAGGTATGAAGGAGGCTAAGCAGAGTAAGTATCTAGGCTTGCCACTGGTTATTGGAAGACCAAAGAGACAAGTCTTTGACTACATCAGGGAGAGGGCCATCAACAGGTTGGGAGGATGGAAGGAGAGGCTGCTGAGTAATGCTGGTAAGGAGGTACTGCTAAAATCTGTGATTTTGGCTTTACCTGCATATGCTATGAGTTGTTGCAAACTGCCAAAAGGCCTATGCAGTgatatttgtaaagaaatggCAAAATTCTGGTGGGGAGATAGGGAGGAAAACAGGAAAATACATTGGATGGAGTGGAGGAGGCTGTCTGAGCTAAAAGGGAAAGGGGGGTTGGGCTTTAGGGACCTCCAACAGTTTAACAATGCTATGCTTGCTAAGCAGCTGTGGAGATTCTTGACAAGGCCTAACCTGTTAGTTAGTAAGATTATTAGGGGCAAGTACTTTAGAGGATCGTCCATCTGGACTATGAAAATCCATGCAGGGGATTCCTGGATATGGAAAAGTATTTTAGGCTCTAGGGAGGTACTGGCAGAAGGGGTACGTAAAAAAGTGGGAAATGGTCAGCAGATTAGGATATGGGAAGATAAGTGGCTGCTAGATGTGGAGGATGGAAAAATAAGGTCAAAAAAGCCTCAACATTGTAATATACAAAAAGTTCATGAGCTGATTTCTGAGGGTAGGTGGAATAAGGGATTGTTGAGGAACCTGTTTGAGGAAGAGGATTGTCAAAGAATACTTAATATTCCAATAAGCGCTTTGGGTGCCAAGGATAGGCTAGTTTGGATAATGACTAAATCAGGAGAGTACACAGTGAAGTCAGGGTATGTGGTGGCAAAAGAGATTCAGGCCAAAGGTAGAAAGGAATTTCTCCAACAGGAAGGCAGCAGCAGGAATGAAGCCAGATCAGGGGTGTGGAAGTTCCTATGGAGCCTGAACGTTAAGCATAAGCTAAAGCATTTTATTTGGAAGTGTCTTCAACGCATATTGCCAGTTAATGAAACAATTAGGAGGAGAACTGGACAAGGGAATGATAGGTGCTGTTGTTGTGGAGAAGGGACAGAAACTATGGAGCATATGTTTTTCTTCTGTGAGCATGCTGAGCTTATATGGAAAGCTGCCCCAATTAACTGGGATGGTTTGAAGGCTTGTAGACATAATTTTTGGCagtggtggagtggtttgaTGGAAGCAAAGGCTAGGAAGGAGGGTAGGGAGCATGTTGAGCTGACTATTAATGTACTTTGGCAGATATGGAAATCCAGGAACCAGATACAGTTCAATAGGGAAGGGAGATGTCCAGGTGTGATAGCTAACAAGGCGGTACAAGAGTGGCTAGAATTCCAGATGGCAAATTTAGCAGTAAGGGACGAGGAGGCAGTagggaaggaaaaagaaaacaagatggTTAGAGGGGAACCACCTTCAGGGGATTTTCTATGTTTAAATACTGATGCAGCAATTAAACAGACAGCAGCAAAGGTAGGTTGGGGAGTTGTGGCTAGATGTAGCAAAGGGGAATTAAGGGGTGCTTGGGCTGGTTGTGAAGGTAGGAAGGGAGTTCCTGCTGTTGAAGAAGCTACGGCAATACGACAAGCTCTCATGTTTGTCCAGAGTAATGGATGGATGAACATTATTATCCAATCTGATTGCAGGGGAATTATTGATCAAATCAGAGAGGGGAGCTTAAATGATCATCTGGCAGGAGCTGTCCTCTTTGACATTAAGGTTCTTAGTAAGGGTTTTGGGTCCTGTATCTTCTCTTTTATTAAGAGGGAAGGGAATTGTGTGGCACACCATTTGGCAAAATTTGCCTTAAATCTAGTGTCTGAGATAGCTTGGGTTGATTCTTTTCCAGTTTGGCTAAGTAATTTAGCCAAAAATGATGTAGGAGCCTTTGCTCCAGTTTTGTAA